The region GCCGCCCGCATCGCCGTCTCCAACCTGCACAAGGAGACCAAGAAAGTCTtcagtggtgagtgtgtgtgtgtgtgtccgtgtcccGTCTGGAGTAGAGttacctgcacaggtgtggtgTGCTGAAAAGCGTGTGGTGGTTTGTTCGGCCGTCTGTACCAATGCCGTTTCTCCTGTGTCTGCAGAGGTCATGGAGGACCTCTACAACTACATAAACCCCCTGAACAACCGACACTCTCCCATGGTCTCCAAGGAGACCCTGGACATCGTCCTGGCCAACAAAGACGTAAGCATCTGCTGTCTGGTGTTTCAGGGTTTCTGCCTTAAAGTCGTTAAATGTAGGGCCTCGTTCCAGTGTGCTGGCGGTAATGAGCCTGTTCTGTCTCTCCCACCTTCAGCGTTTGAACTCTGCCATTATCTTCGACCGAGACTTCTCCTACAACTTCTTCGGCTTCAAGGTGACTATGCTTTTCGCAATAGAATCTTCAAGATGAACCTCCTACTCtcactcacttgctctctcattcacactcactcattcactcacactcactcacactcactatctcattcacactcactcacgcactgaCTTGCTCACACAATCGTTCACTCACtccactcactcgctctcttaCTCTCACACTAATTTTCTCACACACTATCTccatctcactcactcacactccatctcactcagtctctcagtctcactctctcGTTCTCTGTGGTGAAGTCCGAGCTGTTCAGTGGATTTTGTGCGTCTGCAAATTAGAAGCCTGCTGTGAGGTCGTGATAAAATTCTCCCCGTCCTCCCCACAGACACTGGAGCGCTCCTACCTCCTGAAGATCAATGGCAAAGGTAAATGCACTGCCGGTTTTTGTCTTACGCTTGTCCTTTATGTTCCCAGCCCAGTCCAGAGAAGGGTGAACGTGTTTTAAAAcccctttaagcacctgggctgattagcttgGTGCGTGCGCTCTCCCCACCAACCAGAGCAGCTTATTGGGCGGCCTGAACGGCACGCTGTGTTTTAACGAGCGGCTCTGTTTCCTGGGTTCAGTTGCCGAGCGACCGCAGCACATGCTGATGAGGGTGGCCGTGGGCATCCACAAGACGGACATCGAGGCCGCCGTCGAGACCTACAACCTGCTGTCTGAGAAGTGGTTCACTCACGCCTCTCCCACACTCTTCAACGCTGGCACCAACCGCCCGCAGctgtccaggtgtgtgtctgcgatgtgtctgtggtgtgtttgtgcgtgtcaACAGGAGGGGGACTCATTTCGTCACAAAAGGCGTCATGGGCTGGAAACGTTTGGAGCTCCCGCGTTTGAAGTCATGTTATCTTAACGTAGGGGGGGAGTCGCCTGGTGCTCGTATTTAAAGTCAACATTCCGTTGTTTGTAATGGACGCGCGTGTGCACCGTTCGGCGGTGAAACAACGCTGCACGCTTGTGTTCGATCGcttctgttaaaatatttgcacacacatttgcattctGCATTCAGGTCATTTGCTTAACGGGActcatttctttgttcttttttttttaatcgccaGCTGTTTCCTGCTGGCCATGAAGGACGACAGCATCGAGGGCATCTACGACACGCTGAAGCAGTGCGCCCTCATCTCCAAATCCGCTGGGGGCATCGGGGTGGCCGTCAGCTGCATCCGGGCCACCGGCAGCTACATCGCAGGGGTGAGGCGTCCTTCATCCGtccctccatccatccttcATCCGTCCAtacatctgtccatccatccgtccgtccatccatccatctgtccgtacatccctccatccatccatctgtccgtccatccatctgtccatccatccatctgtccgtccattcatccatccatctgtccatccatctgtccgtccattcatccatccatctgtccatccatccatctgtccgtccattcatccatccgtccatccacctgtccgtccgtccgtccatctgtccgtacatccatccatccatcttcCTGATTGGGTCTGAAAATCTGCCTTTCCTGATCAAAGTGTCTGAGGACTGctaggttttatttatttatttattttgcttaattaCGGAAGATTCTCCCCTGCTATTAGCAGCCAAAGTGTGCAGAActgtgtacacgcgtgtgcgtgACGTACCCCTGTCCTCTCCCACTTGTCACATTTGGGGCTGGttgcacagacacagctgaaATTTAGTCCTGGGCTAAATTGAGTTTTGTATGTACAATCTCTGTTTTAAAACTGAGTTTAGTCTAGGCCTAGGCTTAATCTGTATCTGCGTAACTGGCCGTTAGGGTCTGAAAATGTGTATATTCTGATGGAAGGGCTTTTCTGAGACACCTGGCCTGCGTTTCGAAGGAGCAGCTCTTGTAATCCTGtgccattaaataaaataaaataataataaattattttctgcgTTTCAGACCAACGGAAACTCAAACGGCCTGGTGCCCATGCTGAGGGTGTACAACAACACCGCTCGCTACGTGGACCAGGGCGGCAACAAGGTGAGAGGTCACGAGGTCTCGGCAGGCAAAGCCGCGCAGCACAGACTTGCCTTGCAGTCCGTTGCCAGTAGAGGGCGCATGTCCACTTTATGTTACATCCTCTTCGAAcccgcacacgtgtgtgtgtgtgtgtgtgtgtgaattttcaCCCCTGTGTCTTGGGATGACACTGTATTTCATAGGCATTTGAAATGTGTTATCCctgtatgcatttcatatgtatCATTGGTTTGGAGCCTCTATTATACGTTTTATATCTCCTTTCCAGCTGCAAAGCTACCTAACGCCTCTGGAGTTTTGATTGTAGTGCACAGATATGTTTTTGGatgtattttgtattgtaataaaacactcgtgtttattttttgaaactgATAAGAATCTACTGGTCTACTGCCAGCGATGctgttctgtttcctgtgtttgcgGTGGTATCCGTGTGGTTTGTTGGGGGGTAGAGAGGTTGGACATTAACGGGGCATACTGCAAATTCGGGGGGTAACTTGTCCTGtaccgccccccgcccccccgcagagGCCCGGGGCGTTCGCCATGTACCTGGAGCCCTGGCACTTCGACATCTTCGAGTTCCTGGAGCTGAAGAAGAACACGGGGAAGGAGGAGCAGCGGGCTCGCGACCTCTTCTACGCCCTCTGGATCCCCGACCTCTTCATGAAGAGGGTGGAGAGCAACCAGGttggcctgcctgcctgccgcgTGGCCTATCGCGATGCTGAACTTCGTACCGGGTCGCCATGGCGACAACCTCGGATGACCAGCGGGGTATTTCGCAGAGCCGAATTACTGATGTAGCTGGACAACTGCACCAAGTAAAACCCGGAGCAGCTCCTTTtatttacttcagtccatgttccagattccgggttttactcggtgcagtCGTCCAGCTAACTCCGTAATCCTGCTCGTTGATGCAGGCCGCGGGTGTGCTCTCTGGTTGCCGTGGTCGCCTGGCTGGTGATTGCACCCGTCTGTAATCTGGACCGCCTCTGCTGCAGATTTGAACGGAAAGCGGTGTTCTGCCTGGCTGTTTTGCGCGTGCTGACCGCTGACTCGTCTCTCGCTCTGTAGGACTGGTCTCTGATGTGCCCTAGCGACTGCCCGGGCCTGGATGAATGCTGGGGGGAGGAGTTTGAGAAGCTCTACACCAGGTAAAGGAGCCGCTCCACACTCCTGGGGGTTACAGGGTGTTGTCCACGTGCATccttacagtgtgaaatattgaCAAGAAtgcacagaggcccatttacTGTAGTGTACGCCACACCTTGTGATGATAATGAGAGTAGGCCAGTTCTGTCAGGTGTGCTGGTCTGACTCACCATGTGTTtgcacacctccacctgtgcCAGGTACGAGCAGGAGGGCAAGGCCAAGCGGGTGGTGAAGGCCCAGCAGGTGTGGTACGCGGTCATCGAATCGCAGACGGAGACGGGCACGCCCTACATGCTGTACAAGGACGCCTGCAACCGCAAGAGCAACCAGCAGAACCTGGGCACCATCAAGTGCAGCAACCTGTGCACCGAGATCGTGGAGTACACCAGCAAGGACGAGGTGAGCGCAGCGCGCCCTCCGggccacaagggggcgctcTCGTGTGATGGAACGCGTAGTTCTCAGACTGCGAGTTTGCACAATGCATCCCGATTTGGGTTGggggtcttgggggggggggggggctgggggctggggggcttgGAGAgcaagggggttgggggggttgaggggggcgCCCCTGGCCTGTGTTTTGGGGGGCTCTGCGTTTGAGCGggcgtttttttgtttgaccCCGCAGGTGGCGGTGTGCAACCTGGCCTCCGTCGCCCTCAACATGTACGTGACCCCGGAGCGCGTCTTCGACTTCCAAAAGCTGGCCTCCGTCACCAAGGTCATCGTCAGGAACCTCAACAAGATCATCGACATCAACTACTACCCCATCCCTGAGGTACGGCCCggttaatgaattaattacccGATTTATCACGCCCCGCTCTCCTCCCCGTGGCCCTGGGGACCGGCTGTAATTCAGGGTGACCCTTTCCCCGTACCCCCTCTGTCAGGCGGAGAGGTCCAATAAGAGGCACAGGCCGATCGGGATCGGGGTGCAGGGCCTGGCCGACGCCTTCATCCTCATGCGCTTCCCCTTCGAGAGCCCGGAGGCCCAGCTGCTCAACAGCCAGATCTTTGAGACCATCTACTACGCCGCCCTGGAGGCCAGCTGCGACCTGGCGGCCGAGCACGGGCCCTACGAGACCTACGTGGGCTCGCCCGTCAGCAAGGGGGTGCGTCGtcccgcctctctccctctctctctctacctctacccctctctcaaCCCCTTATCTCTGCCTCTGCTACCTCTTATCTCCTACCTCTATCTACCTCtacttttccctctctctctacctctacctctctaCCTCATCTCCTACCTTTTCTTTCTACCTCCacttctccctctctacctATATCTTTCAACCTCAACCTCCCCTCTCTACTTCTCTCTTCTCGCGTAttctctacctctccctttctctaccTCCCCATATTGCATTTCTGCCGCGTTTCTCTCCCCTGCTTGGTCGGgtggggagatggaggggatGTAATgacctctcccccctccccttgttCAGATCCTCCAGTACGACATGTGGGAGAAGACCCCCACAGACCTCTGGGACTGGAGCGTGCTGAAGGAGAAGATCGCCAAGTAAGtcctcatccctctcctcctcctccttccctggtgagtctccatccctctccccctcctacCCTGGTGAGTCttcatccctctcctcctcctaccCTGGTGAGtatccatccctctccccctccttccctgttATTCTTTACATTTACTCACTGTATTTACTCACTGTACCGCTCTTGGCGTTCCTGGGGCAGCTGGAatcggacacacacacagagggttagggtttggggcTGACGTGGCCGTCTCTGGTTCTCCTCTCCAGACACGGGGTGAGGAACAGCCTGCTGCTGGCCCCCATGCCCACGGCCTCCACCGCCCAGATCCTGGGCAACAACGAGTCCATGGAGCCCTACACCAGCAACCTGTACACCCGCCGCGTGCTCTCCGGAGAGTTCCAGGTGGGCCAACCCTCTGCTTCACCGCGAGTTTGGGCGGCGGCTGCTGTCATGCTCGTGGTTGTGACCGACTGTTTCACCATCCTGGATGTGACCATGAGTTTTGGGATCGCGTAGTTGTGCCCTTGGACCTTTTGGTCACTGTGTTGGGGTCGGGTTTGTGGAACTGTAATGGGTGTGGTATTTAGTCCCGCTCTAGGatgtgggtgtgagtgagagtTTGGTAGTGGGTACGGGCGTTTATAGTTTCGGctctgtccccacccccccagatcGTGAACCCCCATCTGCTGAAGGACCTGACTGAGAGGGGCCTGTGGAATGAGGAGATGAAGAACCAGCTCATCTCCCAGAACGGCTCCATACAGGTACGCCCCCAATAAGTGGTCACAATATTGaagaaatattcatttaaaatctaaAAACGCAACCAATCCTTCAGCCTCATATGAGCTAATATTTCTGCCTGATGAAATCTGAGGTCTTGGCGTGTAGCGATTTTGACCCCTATACTTTGGGGGTTTCCCCCCCACTGCAGGGCATTGCCGAGATCCCCAGTGACCTGAAGGAGCTGTACAAGACCGTGTGGGAGATCTCTCAGAAGACCATCATCAAGATGGCCGCGGACCGCGGGGCCTTCATCGACCAGAGCCAGTCCCTGAACATCCACATCGCCGAGCCCAACTACGGCAAGCTCACCAGCATGCACTTCTACGGCTGGAAACAGGTGAGTGACCTggcctcacccctccccctgatCTGCCAATCACCAGACCCCTCCTCCTGATCTGCCAATCACCTGACCCCTCCTCCTGATCTGCCAATCACCTGACCCCTCCTCCTGATCTGCCAATCACCTGACCCCTCCTCCTGATCTGCCAATCACCTGACCCTCCTCCTGACTGCCAGTCACCAGACCCTCCCCTGATCTGCCAATCACTTGACCCCTCCTCCTGATCTGCCAATCACCAGACCCCTCCTCCTTATCTGCCAGTCACCAGACCCCTCCCCTACGATCTGCCAATCACCTGACCCCTCTTCCTGATCTGCCAATCAccagacccctcccccacgATACGCCAACCACCTGACCCATCCCTACCCAATCACCTGACCCCTCCTCCTGATCTGCCAGTCAccagacccctcccccacgATACTCCAATCACCTGACCCATCCctgtccagccaatcagcagaccCCTGTTGAGAGCGTTAAGAGCAGCGTGGCTGTGCGCTTCCTCCCCGCAGGGCCTGAAGACGGGCATGTACTACCTGCGGACCAAGCCGGCGGCCAACCCCATCCAGTTCACCCTGAACAAGGAGAAGCTGAAGGAGGCGCAGCCCTCCGTCCCGCCCGTGGGCGAGGAGGTGCAGAAGGAGCGCAACAAAGCCGCCATGGTGTGCTCCCTGGAGAATCGGGACGATTGCCTGATGTGTGGTTCCTAATGAtcgcccacccccccatgtGTTAATATGTAAATCTGTTGTAATGCTTACACCTCTAAGGTGTGCTTCCTAAACCCCCCATCCTCTCTGCATTTTCATCAGGCAGACGGGATTTAGACTTTAAACCCCTAACCTGTCCAGCATGCTAagcactgatctaggatcagttgtGAGGGATGCAGAGGGGTTCTTACAATTAAAGTCTACCTGGGAGTGCCCAGGTgaacatttagcattttgtaaaataaaattacttatATAAGTGCTTGCACGTTTCTTTCACAACCACACGAAACTAAACCCAATTTACCCAAATCTCACCCTGAAAGACGATattactgctggttttcctctCTAGCTGAGGGCTGATTGGTTGATGGACGTCACCGGTTGGTCGGGGGTCTCGCGCACGCCTGGTGCTCCAGGTGTGGATCGGTCCCTGGTGGAGGGGAAGCAGGAGCGTCTGCACTTGGCCTTCAGGGTCTGAGTGTGGACATTACGGCATATACTTGGGAACAGTCTCAGGCAGGTTGCTGCAGGGGGGACCCCAACGACCTGTCTGTCACCTCTGGGTGAAAACTATAAAACTATGACTTTCCATGACAGTTACTCCCCCCCCAGTTATACATCTGCTGTAATCAAACTAGCCGTGAAAATGTATTGCTACTTGTTTGTTTACAGTAGATAGTATTGTGTTTGCCCTGCGGCTAAGGATCGGTGGTTTAAGTCCGGTTGGCAAACCGGAATTCCCTTTCACCTGTGAAGTGTCACGCCCTGTGACTTAGGACGGAGAGGGCTGAGATGTTTAGTGTGACTtatctctcaaaaaaaaaggttgataGACAAAACAAAGAGGTTTTCAGGGAGCTACAAAACAAAGCCATGTCCCACCGCAAGagcaagatgtttttttaaaccggATATTTTGGCGTACAGGAAGGTGAGACCCGTGTTTTCCACAAGCGGTTCATTGAACCGTATCTCCTCGCAGAGCGGTTTTTCCTCGAGCCGAACGCCCCCCTGTGGATGGATCTCTTGTGGATCTCTGCACGGAACAGGAAGTGTGAATTGTTTTGGCAGACGGTGCGAATGGTTATTATCAAGACACGCGCGCATTAAGTCGGCCAAGAAGTCAACcgtgaaaaaaattaatatatatatatatatatacacagtgcaCAGTTTACGGCTCCCTAGTGACCGTTGCCATGGCGAGCGGCGATGCCAGCTGGTTCCTGGACAGTTTGTCTGCCTCTCCTATGGAGAACTCGGTGCGCTGTGATGTAAGCAAATCGCTGTGGCAACCTCAAGGGGGTGGACCCTGGGGTCcccgaaaaacaaaacaaccggAGGTGAACAAGCCTTGGCCTGCATGGCCCCTCCAGGGgggcacccctcccccccctacccctGGGCACGCTGTATCTCTGCTAATTGAATATGAAAAACTCGCAACTGCAGGTACTTTGGGtaatgagatttttaaaaactttatcaTACTGTAGCGTGAAGCTAGCTGAACTACTAGCTGACCCGTCCCTGGCTGTttagcagaaacacacatgctcatacacacacacacacactcatcagtGTGGCTGCTCTGTTCTCACCTTTGGCAGAAGCACACACTATTACTGTAGGTGTCCTAggccctgtttcatgaagcaggattcctcagctggataactgcgctgagtaaaacccagaacccccCAAAATCTGGAACGTGCGCTGAAgcaaaaagagctgttccgggttttacaaCTATCCCGCtagctcagtaatcctgctctgtgaaactGGCCCCCCCTGATCACACCATTAACTGAAACACTCACAAGTACAATCACACGAAAGCATACATGTGTAtacctgcagtgtgcagtgggaACCCATGAGAACAGctttctctcacatacacacaagctaGTGTTCGCTGTCTCGTCTGTTATCTGTTTGGAGTTCCTTCTCTTCTTGCCCTTTCTAAAATGTCATGTGGGCACAGGTTTGTTCACTGCAAGGTGGGGAGGCCAATTTTATCACCGAAACCGGGACCTTTCACGAAGACTTAAAACATCAGAGACACCCAAGACAAGCAGACGTGATTGATCCGAGCGTTTAATGCAGTCATCGCACCAGCGCTATACTAAGAGCTATCAAGGTAGATTAGCCAATTTATGCGACAATATGACAGTTGAAGTATCTATTCAAGTCCTCAAAATTGTATGGTTCCATTTATGTAATAAGTAAAGTGATTCCTGATCCACACCCACAGCACTATTTAAGACTGCTATGATTTTTCTTTAAACAGGAGATGATTATAAACTTGCTTAAtcctgtgtatatttttttttggggggtgggggttgggtgttAGCACGGGATGGGGTAACTCGGCTGGAGGAAGACGGCTGATCTTCAGAAGAATTTTTTGGGTTTGCGGTTCTTGACGGCTCCCACGATGGACTCCTGGGAGCCGAAGCCAGTGTCCTGGGAGCCGCTGCTGTTGGTTGAAGATGGGGTGTCATCTTCCGGAAccttctcctccaccttcaCTCCATCTGTCTTTGTCTCCTCCACTTTCTCATTATCAGTCGTTTCCTCCTCTACCTTTACACCATCAATCTTTTCCTCCACCTCTGCACCATCAGTATTCTCCACTTTCTCTTGCTCCATCTTTTCATTCTCCACGTCTCTCTCTTCGCTCCTCTCTGCTGCGTTCACCCCGttctctttcccctcctccacctctccttcctcctccaccttctccaaccccgctctcccctcctccatcctcctctcctcctccgccctcGCTTCTTCCtccgtcctcttcctctcctccgccctctccttctcctcctctgcccgCTCCCTGGTCTCCCCCTCGCCGGCGCTGTCGTTGACGGTGACCTGCAGCGGTACGTGGCTGCTCTCCAGCGCCGGTCCGCTGTCGAAACCGCGGAAGTTGTTCTTTGCTCCCAGGATGTACTTCCCCAGTATGGAGGATCCCTGGGTTTCCGGGCTCCCCTGGAGCGGCCGGTTGCCCAGGTTCAGGTGGATGTCCTTCATCTCCGAGTGCAGCCGGCCGACCACTTTACTCAGCGCCGTGATCCGATTGCCCACGTCTGAGGGTGAGAATAAACAGTTACCGCGGTGACCAAAAACAACATTGAAGACCACGGCACAGCGATCTGGAAAATCATGGAAGTGTGCGCGTAACGTAACGTATGTAACTGAGACAAACCAAGGCgttcctaaaataaaaatgaactaatGCATAACaccatgtttatttaattaggcTGTGTAATATTTAGTTCTGCGGAAGTCCACGTTCAGTGTAACTCACGGAGCGTGGATTGTGTTCGTAGTGAATGCAGCTTAATAGCATAGCTTAAGGGTAGTGTATTGGCCAGAGATGACCCACATTAGCCCACATTGGCCCATATTAGCTCATATTGGCCCACATTAGCCCACACTATCCCACATTGGCCCATATTAGCTCATATTGGCCCACATTAGCACACATTGGCACACATTGACCCACATTGGCCCACATTGGCCCGTATTAGCCCACATTGGCCCGTAGTGGTGGATGTGTTTAGACGGCCGTGGTGCTCTGGGCCCACCTTTGCGCTTGGTCTCCTCCATCTCGCGACGCGCGGACTCGATGTAGCGCTGCACCAGCGCCCGGATGACCTGCTGCCTGTACGGCACGCGCTCCTCACCTGGCCCCCGGCCGTCCCCCAGGCCCCCGCTCGactggggggggacgggggaaggggagagggcgagggagggggagagagaggggaggatgaCCATGGCTGAGTTGCTATCCTCACAACTGAATTGTACCAGCAGCCTAAATAAGGAATCCATTATATCCTGTTCAAAACGATGTTGATTGTACTTCGCAGACTTCAGTTGTAGAAATATGAACTTCATATATGGTATGTGTTTGGATGTAGTCTAAATATACTCATTCATATATGTTTTCATATAATATGGATATCATGTTTTTTAACATATTACTTTACACAATCTAAGATCACAAGATAAGTGGAATTTTTGTTATTGCTGACACTTTGTGGTTGATGTGACGGGGATTAGGGTTTGGGGGGTACTCATgatgggggggttagggtttgggggggttacTTACcatggaggggatgggggggtagTCCTTGCTGTTgtcacagctgcagcagcagcagattcTACGCAGAATGCCCCTTAGAGAAGACCAGAGCTGTGAGCTTAGTCAGttacacacatgggcacacgtgcacacacacacacacacacacacactgccctacCTGATGAGGTAGAAGAAGGCTTTGGGGGAGGGGATGATGTTGAAGGGCACAGGCATGGTGAGCCCCTCTCTGAAGTAGCTCAGGTAGAGTTTAGAGCGGGCGAACTTCCACTCCACGTCTGCGTCATCCTGGGGATGGAATAAGGACAGGTACTGAGGCCTGGTGGTGGTAGAGGGGTTACAGAGTTCCAGTGTGATAATAATGACGTACTGAGGCCTGGTGGTGGTAGAGTGGTTATACAGTTCCTGTGTGATAATAATAGATACTGAGATTTGGTGGTGGTAGAGGGGTTATACAGTTCCTGTGTGATAATAATAGATACTGAGATTTGGTGGTGGTAGAGGGGTTATACAGTTCCAGTGTGATAATAATAGATACTGAGGTTTGGTGGTGGTAGAGGGGTTATACAGTTCCTGTGTGATAATAATAGATACTGAGGTTTGGTGGTGGTAGAGCGGTTATTGAGGTTCAGTGGGATGGGGAAAAGGCCACAGAACACCTCTGTTCTCACCGGAATGTCATTTCACAACCAGGTGGCAATGCAGCTGATCGTTTCCCAGTGTTCTTGGAACATTCTGAGTTTTCTGAGTTTATGTTATGTCTCTCGCTCTGCTCGGCCCACACAG is a window of Anguilla rostrata isolate EN2019 chromosome 9, ASM1855537v3, whole genome shotgun sequence DNA encoding:
- the rrm1 gene encoding ribonucleoside-diphosphate reductase large subunit isoform X2; its protein translation is MHVIKRDGRQERVMFDKITSRIQKLCYGLNAEFVDPTQITMKVIQGLYSGVTTVELDTLASEITATLTTKHPDYAILAARIAVSNLHKETKKVFSEVMEDLYNYINPLNNRHSPMVSKETLDIVLANKDRLNSAIIFDRDFSYNFFGFKTLERSYLLKINGKVAERPQHMLMRVAVGIHKTDIEAAVETYNLLSEKWFTHASPTLFNAGTNRPQLSSCFLLAMKDDSIEGIYDTLKQCALISKSAGGIGVAVSCIRATGSYIAGTNGNSNGLVPMLRVYNNTARYVDQGGNKRPGAFAMYLEPWHFDIFEFLELKKNTGKEEQRARDLFYALWIPDLFMKRVESNQDWSLMCPSDCPGLDECWGEEFEKLYTRYEQEGKAKRVVKAQQVWYAVIESQTETGTPYMLYKDACNRKSNQQNLGTIKCSNLCTEIVEYTSKDEVAVCNLASVALNMYVTPERVFDFQKLASVTKVIVRNLNKIIDINYYPIPEAERSNKRHRPIGIGVQGLADAFILMRFPFESPEAQLLNSQIFETIYYAALEASCDLAAEHGPYETYVGSPVSKGILQYDMWEKTPTDLWDWSVLKEKIAKHGVRNSLLLAPMPTASTAQILGNNESMEPYTSNLYTRRVLSGEFQIVNPHLLKDLTERGLWNEEMKNQLISQNGSIQGIAEIPSDLKELYKTVWEISQKTIIKMAADRGAFIDQSQSLNIHIAEPNYGKLTSMHFYGWKQGLKTGMYYLRTKPAANPIQFTLNKEKLKEAQPSVPPVGEEVQKERNKAAMVCSLENRDDCLMCGS